From a region of the Narcine bancroftii isolate sNarBan1 chromosome 5, sNarBan1.hap1, whole genome shotgun sequence genome:
- the LOC138764765 gene encoding histone H1-like, translating into MTEIEAASTAAPGPQTKAPKKKKGAARPKSAGPKLGDQINKIVADCHERGWMSYFAIKKALADGGVDVHKSASHIRTSIKRKLDSGLLVQCNGLSGHFKAGKKERTVTLAKKAKKPAATASKSRKSVANKSSAKRPVTKKSPSKKPAAKKSPSKKPAAKKKTAPKKLKSPPKAKVIKVKATKKVAKSRARPKSKPKTAAKK; encoded by the coding sequence ATGACCGAGATCGAAGCGGCTTCTACTGCCGCTCCCGGCCCCCAAACCAAGGCTCCCAAGAAGAAGAAGGGGGCTGCTCGGCCAAAGTCAGCCGGTCCTAAGCTGGGCGATCAGATCAACAAGATTGTGGCAGATTGCCACGAGCGTGGGTGGATGTCCTACTTCGCCATAAAGAAGGCTCTGGCCGACGGCGGCGTCGATGTGCACAAGTCCGCCTCACACATCAGGACGAGCATCAAGAGGAAATTGGACAGCGGCCTCCTGGTTCAATGCAATGGCTTGTCGGGTCACTTCAAGGCtgggaagaaagaaagaacagtAACATTGGCAAAGAAAGCGAAGAAACCAGCGGCCACGGCTTCGAAGTCCAGGAAGTCTGTGGCAAATAAATCTTCGGCCAAAAGACCAGTCACCAAGAAATCTCCCTCCAAGAAACCTGCAGCCAAGAAATCTCCCAGCAAGAAACCAGCGGCTAAAAAGAAGACGGCCCCGAAGAAGCTCAAGAGCCCCCCGAAGGCTAAAGTCATCAAGGTGAAAGCAACCAAAAAGGTTGCAAAATCCAGGGCCCGGCCGAAATCTAAACCCAAGACAGCGGCCAAGAAGTGA
- the LOC138764768 gene encoding histone H4 gives MSGRGKGGKGLGKGGAKRHRKVLRDNIQGITKPAIRRLARRGGVKRISGLIYEETRGVLKVFLENVIRDAVTYTEHAKRKTVTAMDVVYALKRQGRTLYGFGG, from the coding sequence ATGTCTGGCAGAGGAAAAGGAGGTAAAGGTCTGGGCAAAGGCGGAGCCAAGCGGCACCGTAAAGTTCTTCGTGATAACATCCAAGGCATCACCAAACCCGCTATCCGCCGCCTGGCTCGGCGTGGCGGAGTCAAGCGCATCTCGGGGCTGATCTATGAGGAGACCCGCGGGGTGCTGAAGGTTTTCCTGGAGAATGTGATCAGGGATGCCGTCACCTACACCGAGCACGCCAAGCGCAAGACGGTCACCGCCATGGATGTGGTGTACGCTCTGAAACGCCAGGGCCGCACTCTCTATGGCTTCGGCGGCTGA
- the LOC138764767 gene encoding histone H3, whose translation MARTKQTARKSTGGKAPRKQLATKAARKSAPATGGVKKPHRYRPGTVALREIRRYQKSTELLIRKLPFQRLVREIAQDFKTDLRFQSSAVMALQEASEAYLVGLFEDTNLCAIHAKRVTIMPKDIQLARRIRGERA comes from the coding sequence ATGGCCCGGACCAAACAGACGGCGCGCAAATCGACCGGAGGGAAAGCTCCTCGCAAACAGCTGGCCACCAAAGCGGCGCGCAAGAGCGCTCCGGCCACGGGCGGAGTGAAGAAGCCTCATCGCTACCGACCTGGCACCGTGGCTCTGAGGGAGATCCGGCGCTACCAGAAATCCACCGAGCTGTTGATCCGCAAACTGCCCTTCCAGCGCCTGGTGCGGGAGATCGCTCAGGATTTCAAGACGGACCTGCGCTTCCAGAGCTCGGCCGTCATGGCCCTGCAGGAGGCGAGCGAGGCTTACCTGGTGGGGCTCTTCGAGGACACCAACCTGTGCGCCATCCACGCCAAGCGCGTCACCATCATGCCCAAAGACATCCAGCTGGCCCGCCGCATCCGCGGGGAGCGCGCCTGA